The Catenulispora sp. EB89 DNA segment GCTACCGGTACCGCGACGGCCGGCTGCACGAACTCCCGGCGCGCGAGGTCACCCGGCAGCGCACCCAGGTCGGCATGGTCTTCCAGCAGTTCAACCTGTTCCCGCACCTGACGGTCTTGGAAAACCTCGTCGAGGCGCCGGTGGCGGTGCGCGGCGTGCCGAAGTCCGAGGCGGCGGCGAAGGCGGGCGACCTGCTGGCCCGGGTCGGCCTGGCCGGCCGGGAGGGCGCCTACCCGCGCGAGCTGTCCGGTGGCCAGCAGCAGCGCGTGGCCATCGCGCGGGCGCTGGCGATGGAGCCCCGGCTGCTGTTGTTCGACGAGCCGACCTCGGCCCTGGACCCCGAGCTGGTCGGCGAGGTGCTGGGCGTGATCCGGGACCTCGCGGTCGGCGGCATGACGATGATCATCGTCACCCACGAGATCGGGTTCGCCCGGGAGGTCGCCGATCAGGCGGTGTTCCTGGACGGCGGCCGGATCGTCGAGTCCGGCGCGCCCTCCGACGTGCTGGACCGGCCGGGCAACGAGCGCGCGCGGGCCTTCCTGTCCGCAGTCCTCTGATCCACTCCGGCATCCCACCGCGGCATCAGCTCTCTGATTCATTCCTCAGCTTTCTGACTCACCTCTCGTCT contains these protein-coding regions:
- a CDS encoding amino acid ABC transporter ATP-binding protein, which codes for MTADGARPLVRVRGLRKSFGAHRVLDGVDLDVAEGSVTVLLGPSGSGKSTLLRCVNHLERPDAGFVEVAGEVVGYRYRDGRLHELPAREVTRQRTQVGMVFQQFNLFPHLTVLENLVEAPVAVRGVPKSEAAAKAGDLLARVGLAGREGAYPRELSGGQQQRVAIARALAMEPRLLLFDEPTSALDPELVGEVLGVIRDLAVGGMTMIIVTHEIGFAREVADQAVFLDGGRIVESGAPSDVLDRPGNERARAFLSAVL